CGTGTTGGTGTACTACAACTACGAACTCGCGGTCGTCACCCTCGCCGCCATCCCCCTGATGATCCTCCTCACGCTCTGGTTCATGCGCGCGGTGGAGCCGCGGTACGTCGCCCAGCGCTCGGTCGTCGGCGACCTCAACACCGCCCTCGAAAACGCGCTCTCGGGCGTCGAGCTGGTGAAGACCTCCAACACGGAGGCGTACGAGAGCGAGCGCGTCGAGGACGCCTCCCACTCGTACTTTCAGCGGACGATGTCGATCCTCCGGCTCAACTTCGTCTACCGGCCCGGAATGGAGCTACTCGCCGGGCTGGCGTTCGCGACCACGTTCGCAGTCGGCGGGTACTGGCTGGAGAACGGCGCTCCCGGACCGTTCACGACGGAGCTGACCGTCGGGACGTTCGTCACGTTCATCCTCCTCACCCAGCAGTTCGTCGCCCCGCTCGCCGAGGTGTCGAACATCATCGACCAGTACGAGAACGCGAAGGCCTCCTGCGAGCGCGTGTTCGGACTTCGCGACATCCCGGTCCGCATCGAGGACGCGGACGACGCGGTCGAACTCGGCGGCGCACAGAGCGACGGCGGGACCCGCGACGGCGGCATCCGGAACGACGGCGGGACCCGCGACGGCGACCGGACGCCCGCCCAGGGAGGCGATCACGGCGGCGTCGCCGGGGCGGTCGAGTACGACGACGTCTCGTTCGCCTACCCCGAGAACGCCCTGATGGACCCCGCCGAGGCCGACGAGCGGGTCCTCCGCGGCGTCTCCTTCTCGGCCGATCCGGGCGACACCGTCGCGCTGGTCGGACCGACGGGGGCGGGGAAGTCGACGCTGCTCAAGCTCCTCCTCCGACTGTACGACGTCACCGACGGCGCGATCTACGTCGACGGCCACGACGTCCGCGACGTGACCGTCGAGAGCCTCCGCTCGTCGGTCGGCTACGTCGCGCAGGACACCACGCTGTTCGACGGGACCATCGCCGAGAACATCCGCTACGGGCGGTTCACGCGGATCGACGAGGACGGGAGTGAGGACGACGGCGGAGACGGAGGCGGTGGCGGCGGCGACGAGGAAGCGATCCGCGAGCGCGTGATCGAGGCCGCGAAGGCCGCCGAGGCCCACGAGTTCATCTCCTCGCTGCCGAACGGCTACGAGACGCGGATCGGCGAGCGGGGCGTGAAGCTCTCCGGCGGCCAGCGCCAGCGGCTCGCCATCGCCCGGGTGGTGCTTCAGGACCCCGCAATCTTGATCTTAGACGAGGCGACCTCGGCGGTCGACACGGAGACGGAGATGCTGATCCAGCGCTCGCTCGATCGGCTCGCGGCCGACCGCACCACCTTCGTCATCGCGCACCGGCTCTCGACGGTGACCGACGCCGACACCGCGCTCGTGCTGGAGGACGGCGCGGTCGTCGAGCGGGGGAGCCACGAGGAGCTGCTAGCCGAGGACGGACTGTACGCGAAGCTCTGGGGCGTCCAGGCCGGCGAGATAGACGAGCTACCGGAGGAGTTCGTTGAGCGCGCCCGCGAGCGTCACGTCGAACGCGCGGTCGAGCGAGCGACGGAGAGCGAGGTCGACTCCGAGACGCTGGAGTGACCGCTCGGCCCGCCTGAGTTCTTTCCGCGTCAGTCGTCGCCCGACGCCTGTCCGGTCGCGTCCGCGTCGCCGCCGGGGACCGCCGCGGCCGGGGCGGGCGGCTCGTCGCGCACGTCGTCGCCGATCCCCTCGGCGATGACGTCGGCGTAGGCGTCGGGGAAGACGCGGACGAAGTCGTCGAGCGCGGCCTCCCAGTCGTCGAGCAGGTCGGCCGCGCGCTCGCTGTCGGTGTACGCGCGGTGGTTCTCGACGAGCCGGCGGAGCATCCGCTCGTCGGACTCGTCGAGCGTCTCGGAGACGGAGACCATGCCGCGGTTCACGCGGTCGTCGAACCGGTCGTCCGGGTCGTACACGTAGGCGATGCCGCCCGACATCCCGGCCGCGAAGTTCCGGCCCGTGTCGCCGAGGACGGCGACGACGCCGCCGGTCATGTACTCGCAGCCGTGGTCGCCGACGCCCTCGACGACCGCCCGGACGCCGGAGTTGCGGACGCCGAACCGCTCGCCGGCGACGCCGTTGACGTACAGCTCGCCCGACGTGGCACCGTACAGCGCCACGTTCCCGACGACGACGTTCTCGGTCGGGTCGTACCCCGCCTCAGCCGGGGTCTCGACCACGAGGCGACCCCCGGAGAGCCCCTTGCCGACGTAGTCGTTGGCGGCACCCGCGAGCTCCATCGTGACGCCGGACGCGAGGAACGCGCCGAAGCTCTGGCCCGCCTCGCCGTCGAACCGGCAGGAGATCGTGTCGTCGGGGAGCCCCTCGCCGCCGTGTTCGGAGACGACGCGGTTCGACAGCGTCGCGCCGACCGCGCGGTCGACGTTGCGGATGTCGCGGGTGAGCGCGACCGGCGCGCCGTCCTCGATGGCGGGGGCGGCCTCGTCGATGAGGTCCCAGTCCAGCAGGTCGTCGATGCCGGCGTGGGCCTGCTCGCGGACCTTCGTGCGGGACTCGCCCGCGGGTTCGGCGATCACCGCCGAGAGGTCAAGGTGCTTCGCCTTCTCGTGGTCCGTCTCGCGCTGGGCGAGCAGCCCGGGGCGACCGATGAACTCCTCCAGTTCGGTGTACCCCTGCTCGGCCATGATCTCCCGGAGCTCCTGCGCGATGAACGTCATGTAGTTGATCACGTGGTCCGGCTGGCCGGGGAACCGCTGCCGGAGGTCCTCGCGCTGGGTGGCGACGCCGACCGGACAGGTGTTCTCGTGGCACTGCCGGGCCATCACGCAGCCGGAGGTGACGAGCGACGCGGTGCCGAAGATGTACTCCTCGGCCCCGAGCGCGGCCGCGACCGCGACATCTCGCCCGGTCCGCAGGCCGCCGTCGGCCGACACCCGGATGCGGTCGCGCAGGCCGGTCGCGCGGAGCATCTGGTTCGCCTCGGCGAGGCCGAGCTCCCACGGCAGGCCGGCGTTCTTGATCGAGGTCTTCGGCGACGCGCCGGTCCCGCCGTCGTGGCCCGAGACGTGGACCACGTCGGCGTTCGCCTTCGCGACGCCGGCCGCGATGGTGCCGATGCCGGCCTCCGAGACCAGCTTCACGTTGACGTCGGCGTCAGGGCTCGCGGCCTTCAGATCGAAGATGAGCTGTTTGAGGTCCTCGATCGAGTAGATATCGTGTTGGGGCGGCGGCGAGATGAGGCCGACGCCGGGGGTGGAACACCGGACGTGCGCGATCATCTCGTTGACCTTCTCGCCGGGGAGGTGGCCGCCCTCGCCGGGCTTCGACCCCTGCGCCATCTTGATCTGGAGCTCCTCGGCGTTCGCGAGGTAGTCCGCGGTGACGCCGAAGCGGCCGGAGGCGACCTGCTTGACGGTACACTCCTTCTCGGTGTCGAACCGCTCCGGAGGCTCGCCGCCCTCGCCGGTGTTCGACTTCCCGCCGATCCGGTTCATCGCGATGGCGTTGTTCTCGTGGGCCTCCGGCGAGATGCTCCCGAGGCTCATCGCGGCCGTCGAGAAGCGCTCGACGATCGACTCGACCGGCTCGACCGCCTCGACCGGGACCGGGTCGCGGTCGGAGTCGAACTCTAGCAGGCCGCGCAGCGACTGTAGCTCCTCGGTCTGGTCGTTGACCAGTTCGGCGAACTCGCGGTACTGCTCGTAGTCGCCGCCGCGGACCGCCTGCTGGAGCGTGCCGACGGTCTGGGGGTTCCAGCCGTGTTTCACGCCCGACGAGCGGTGTTCGTACTCGCCGGTCGTCTCCAGTTCTGGGTCGGCTCCGAACGCCATCGCGTGCCGGGTGCGGAGGTCGTCCTCGATCTGCTCGATCCCGATCCCCTCGGTCCGGATCTCCGTCCCCTCGAAGTACTCGGCGACGAACGCGGAGTCGAGCCCGACCGCCTCGAAGATCTGGGCACCCTGATAGGATTCCATCGTCGAGATGCCCATCTTCGCCATCGTCTTCAGGAGGCCGTCCTCCAGCGCGTGCTGGTACGCCGCGAGCGCCTCCTTCTCGTCCGCGCCGTCCGGGCCGGCGACGACGTCGGCGATGGAGGCGTACGCGAGGTACGGGTCGACGGCGTCGGCCCCGTAGCCGACGAGCGTCGCGAGGTGGTGGACCTCGTGCGGCTCGCCGGACTCGACGACGACCCCCGCGCGGTTGCGGAGCCCCTTGCGGACGAGGTGGTGGTGGACCGCGCCGGTCGCGAGCAGGCTCGGCACCGCGAGCCGGTCCGGGCCGACGGCGCGGTCCGAGAGCACGACGACGTCCGCGCCGTCCTCGATGGCGGCCGCCGCGTCCCCGCGGATCCGGCTCACGGCGTCGACGAGCGACCCGTCGCGGTCGTACGTCACGTCGACCGTGACGGAGGAGAACGCGGGGCCGTCGGCCGCGCCGTCGCGGTCGCCCGGAGTCCGCTCGCCCGGGCCGGGGAGGTCCCGGAGGGCGGCCGTCTCGGCGTCCGTCAGGACGGGCGAGTCGGCGACGATCTGCTCGGCGTGTTCCGGCGTCTCCGAGAGGGGGTTGCGCTGGTTCCCGATGCGGGTCTCCAGCGAGGTGACCAGCTCCTCGCGGATGTAGTCGATCGGCGGGTTCGACACCTGCGCGAACAGCTGTTTGAAGTAGGTGAAGAGCGGGCGGTCGATGTCGGCGAGGACCGACAGCGGGGTGTCGTCGCCCATCGAGCCGACCGGGTCCTTCCCCTCCTCCGCCATCGGCTCGACGAGGTGGTTCAGCGAGTCGGTCGTGTAGCCGAACGCGGCCTGATGCGCGCGGACGGTCGGTTCGGTCTCGTCCGGGTCGGTCGCGTCACCGCCGTCCGAATCGCCCCCGTCGGCGTCGCTCGCGTCGGGACCGTCCGTGTCGATGCCGGCCGCACCCTCGCTCTCGTCCGCGAGCGCATCCAGATCGAGCTGCCCGCGGTCGACCCACTCGCCGTACCGGTCGTCGGTGAGGTTCTCGAACACCTCGTCGTCCGGGACGATGCGGCCCGTCTCCGGGTCCGCGACGAAGATCTCGCCGGGGTGGAGGCGTCCGCGACGGCGCACGTCGGCGGGGTCGGTCGGGAGCGCGCCGACCTCGCTGCCGACGACGAGGCGGTCGTCGGTCGTCACCTCGTAGCGGCACGGGCGAAGTCCGTTGCGGTCCAGGACGCCCGCGACGCGCTCGCCGTCGAAGCCGATGACGAGGGCGGGGCCGTCCCACGGCTCGACGAGCGAGGCGTGGTAGTCGTAGAAGTCGGCGCGGTCGTCGTCCATCAGGTCGTCGCCCCGGAACGCCTCCGGGATCAGCATCCGGAGGGCGTGCGGGAGGTCGCGGTCGGTCTGTAAGAGGAGTTCCAAAGCGTTGTCGACACTGGCGGTGTCGGACTGGTTCGGGTCGTCGATCACCGGCTTGATCGTGTCGAGTTCGGCCCCGAACGCCGGGTGTTCGAGGTCGTTCTCGCGGGCCCGCATCCAGTTGACGTTGCCGCGGATCGTGTTGAACTCGCCGTTGTGGACGATGTTCCGGTACGGGTGCGCGAGGTGCCACGCGCCGAGCGTGTTCGTCGAGAAGCGCGCGTGGACCAAGGCGACGTGGCTCGCGAACCGCTCGTCGGTCAGGTCCGGGTAGTAGTCCGCCAGCTGCGACCCCTTCAGCAGGCCCTTGTAGACGACCCGCTGGCGGTCGAGCGAGCAGACGTAGAAGCGGCCGGCACCGTCGACGTCGGCCACCTCGTTCTCGATCTCGCGGCGCGCGGCGTACAGCGCGCGGTCGAAGCCGAGCAGGTCCGGGTCGGCGTCGTCCGGGCGCGTCTCCTCGGTCGTGAACCGCTGGGCCAGCCCCGCGCCCTCGACGGGGGCGACGAACACCTGCGACACCTCCGGCTCCGACTCGAGGGCCGTCGCGCCGAGGTCCGCGTTGTCGGTCGGGACCGAGCGCCACGCGAGCACCTCCAGCCCGTAGACGGCGCACACCTCGGCGATGACGTCGTGGATCTCCGCCCGAACGCCCGGCTCCGGCGGCATGAACACGGAGCCGACGGCGTACTCCTCCGGGAGGTCGGCGTCGACGACCTCTCGGAAGAACTCGTCGGGTCGGGCGACCATGATTCCCGCGCCGTCGCCGGTGTTCTCCTCAGCGCCCGTCGTCCCGCGGTGTTCGAGGTTTTCGAGAAGCGTGATCGCGTCCGAGACGGCCTCGTGGGTCGGGTCGGCGTCGAGGTCGACGACGCCGCCGATTCCGCAGTTCGACCGGTCGTCCGTCGGCGCAGCGAGCCCCCCCTCCTGACCCGAGGACTCCGAGTCGCGTACGCCCCGGGTGGTACTACGTGACTTGGTCATACACTCGCATACGAGTGAACAGTTAAAGGTATGACCCTGATAGGGGTAGGATCCATCGTACACACATTAGGGAATATAAGGTAATTATCCATCACGGGTGGTGAACAAATCACACACCTTTGAGTTGATCAGCTGGTCCCGCTATCAGAGCTTACTGCCGATAGATATTCCACGGAGACGGCTCGAACGTTTCACGTATTCGGAAATGACTGGCGAAACGTCCAGTCGTATTTTACTCCTCAAGCGGGACGAACGTGCCATTGATGTCCCACTCGTGGATACAGTAGACGCTGCCGGCGTCGTCGTCGATCCGCCACCCGTCGGCCGCGTCGTCCCAGCGCTCCTCGCGCCCGCACAGCTCGCACGTGCGCTCCTTCGGCGGCGTGATAGTCGCGCTCATACCCGAGCGAACGAGGCGGCCGAGCAAAAGGATACCGCCGGTCGGCGAGGCCGACGGCGGCGGAACGATCGCCCGACCCCGCCGTTCCGACGCGTCGGCGGTCCGACCGCCGTCGCGGCTCACAGCCGACGGCGAGCGAGCAGCGCCGCGGACGCCACCGCCGCGAGCGAACCCACCGGCCCGAACCCAGGGAGATCGTACATGGTCGACCGGATCGGTGCCTCGTCGTACCCGAGGTCGCTCGCGGGGTTGTCGTCGGCATCGCCCCGTTCGCCGGTGTCTACCGACTCGGCCTCTCCGGTCGCGGCCTCGGAGCCGCCGTCGGACCCGCCTCCGTCACTCGCTCGACCGGTCTCCGAACCCGGTTCTCGCGCCGCGGGACGCTCGCCGTCGGTCGTCCCGTCGCCTCCGAAGAGCGCCGGCGGTCCCGCGGACGGCGGGATCTCCGACGTGCCGGGCGCGACCGTGATCCCGGTCCCGGGAGGGGCCGTCTCCCGGTCGCCGCCGGACCCGCGCGATCCGGTGGCTCCCCCCTGACCGCTCCCGTTCGAAACGCTAGCCCCCGCGTCCGAACCGGACCCACCGCCGGCCGGGGCACTCGCGCCCCCGGAAGCGCCGGAAGCACCAGGGCCGCCAGAAGCGACAGAGCCGCCAGAAGCGCCCGAAGCGCCCGAAACGCCGGACCCGTCAGCGGAACCGGTACCGCCGGAGTCGTCCGTCGTCCCCGATCCGGCGGCCGTCCCGGTTCCGGCTGAACCGCCCGAGTCGGTCGGAGGGGATTCGGTCGATCGCGCCGTGTCGGAACCGTTCGCGCTCCCGTTCGTCGCGGGTTCGTCGGGCGCGTCGGCGACGTACGTCAGCCGCGTCGTCGCCGGGTCGTCGGTGCGATTCAGTCGCTCGTCGTCGACGCTGAACCCCGCTTCGAACGTCTCGCCGTCGGCCGGCGGCGTCTCGGTGCCGAACGCGGTCTCACCGTCGGTGACGAGGAAGAGCCCCTCCCGGTCGAGGTGGACCGTCGAGTCGCTCGGGACCGGCCCGAGCGCGTCCTCCTCGGTGGCGGTAGTGGCCTCGCTCGCGTTCGTCCGCCTCACTCCGAACGAGAGCCCGTCGAGCCGGGCGAGGTCCGCGCCGCGGTCCAGCGACGCGTTCGCGGCGACCGGGAGACCGGTCAGTCCGGTCGCGTTCACCCCGTAGACCATCGTGTCGTTCGGGCCTGCGGTCGTCGCCTCCGAGAGCGTGCCGTTCTCAACGGCGTCCCGGATCGCGGTCGCGTTCTCGAACTCCCCCGGAACGGCTTCGCGCGTGGTGTACGCGCTGAGATCGCCCGTCGACCGCGGAGTCACCCTAACCGTGGCTGTGTCGTTCGCGACGGCGGTACCGTGCTTCGACCGCAGCGTGACGTCGTACGTTCCGGGAGAGACCGAATCGAGGTCCCCGGTAATCGACTCGACGCTGATGTCGGGCCCGGTCGAGACGAACTCCGACGGCGACTCCGGCGACGCGTACGTGTTGATCGTGATCGGCGTTGGACCCGTATCGGTCGTCGTGAGGTTGAGTGTTATAGTAGCGTTACTGGCTGTATTGTTTAGATTCAGACTTAGTGACGATACACTATGATAGACTAAAGAGCGGATATGATCGCCATTAGCAACTCTGTTTGGAATGTTTCTCAGCGACATATGTTTCGCACCGCTCCCAATTATTTCGAACGTTTTTGAACTTCCTTTGTCTGATTTTATCCGGTATTCACCAGATGCTATATTTGAGGTGTTGAATCCTATTTTTGATGAATTACTTAATCTGGTCCCTACGGAGACAACACGTGATTGGTTACCACTAATTCTGTGTAGCTCAACTTCACTCCCATCTGTGCTGGAATTATAATTGATTAGCTGTCCAGAATATACAACTCTGTCTAGCGACTTGTTGTGATAGATCCGAATACCAGTATCAGAGACCGACAGGTTTGTACGGAGAGACTCATTTATACGTATTACCCCGTACTTTGCGACACC
This genomic stretch from Halorubrum hochsteinianum harbors:
- a CDS encoding ABC transporter ATP-binding protein encodes the protein MAADDRNAFEVYRDRVDRPLGRLFREYGAPQAHWLVTGMVANVVARVAGLIPPVVLGVAIDAIFTGTGPYTLPVVPDAWLPTEDGAQFRLSMLLIFGSFVVTGVFTYIYGIAANNFAHRVMHEVRTDSFDQMQRLDMTFFDEKQTGEVMSVLNNDASNLEVFLDNALQNSARLGVMVVGIAGVLVYYNYELAVVTLAAIPLMILLTLWFMRAVEPRYVAQRSVVGDLNTALENALSGVELVKTSNTEAYESERVEDASHSYFQRTMSILRLNFVYRPGMELLAGLAFATTFAVGGYWLENGAPGPFTTELTVGTFVTFILLTQQFVAPLAEVSNIIDQYENAKASCERVFGLRDIPVRIEDADDAVELGGAQSDGGTRDGGIRNDGGTRDGDRTPAQGGDHGGVAGAVEYDDVSFAYPENALMDPAEADERVLRGVSFSADPGDTVALVGPTGAGKSTLLKLLLRLYDVTDGAIYVDGHDVRDVTVESLRSSVGYVAQDTTLFDGTIAENIRYGRFTRIDEDGSEDDGGDGGGGGGDEEAIRERVIEAAKAAEAHEFISSLPNGYETRIGERGVKLSGGQRQRLAIARVVLQDPAILILDEATSAVDTETEMLIQRSLDRLAADRTTFVIAHRLSTVTDADTALVLEDGAVVERGSHEELLAEDGLYAKLWGVQAGEIDELPEEFVERARERHVERAVERATESEVDSETLE
- the gltB gene encoding glutamate synthase large subunit, with product MTKSRSTTRGVRDSESSGQEGGLAAPTDDRSNCGIGGVVDLDADPTHEAVSDAITLLENLEHRGTTGAEENTGDGAGIMVARPDEFFREVVDADLPEEYAVGSVFMPPEPGVRAEIHDVIAEVCAVYGLEVLAWRSVPTDNADLGATALESEPEVSQVFVAPVEGAGLAQRFTTEETRPDDADPDLLGFDRALYAARREIENEVADVDGAGRFYVCSLDRQRVVYKGLLKGSQLADYYPDLTDERFASHVALVHARFSTNTLGAWHLAHPYRNIVHNGEFNTIRGNVNWMRARENDLEHPAFGAELDTIKPVIDDPNQSDTASVDNALELLLQTDRDLPHALRMLIPEAFRGDDLMDDDRADFYDYHASLVEPWDGPALVIGFDGERVAGVLDRNGLRPCRYEVTTDDRLVVGSEVGALPTDPADVRRRGRLHPGEIFVADPETGRIVPDDEVFENLTDDRYGEWVDRGQLDLDALADESEGAAGIDTDGPDASDADGGDSDGGDATDPDETEPTVRAHQAAFGYTTDSLNHLVEPMAEEGKDPVGSMGDDTPLSVLADIDRPLFTYFKQLFAQVSNPPIDYIREELVTSLETRIGNQRNPLSETPEHAEQIVADSPVLTDAETAALRDLPGPGERTPGDRDGAADGPAFSSVTVDVTYDRDGSLVDAVSRIRGDAAAAIEDGADVVVLSDRAVGPDRLAVPSLLATGAVHHHLVRKGLRNRAGVVVESGEPHEVHHLATLVGYGADAVDPYLAYASIADVVAGPDGADEKEALAAYQHALEDGLLKTMAKMGISTMESYQGAQIFEAVGLDSAFVAEYFEGTEIRTEGIGIEQIEDDLRTRHAMAFGADPELETTGEYEHRSSGVKHGWNPQTVGTLQQAVRGGDYEQYREFAELVNDQTEELQSLRGLLEFDSDRDPVPVEAVEPVESIVERFSTAAMSLGSISPEAHENNAIAMNRIGGKSNTGEGGEPPERFDTEKECTVKQVASGRFGVTADYLANAEELQIKMAQGSKPGEGGHLPGEKVNEMIAHVRCSTPGVGLISPPPQHDIYSIEDLKQLIFDLKAASPDADVNVKLVSEAGIGTIAAGVAKANADVVHVSGHDGGTGASPKTSIKNAGLPWELGLAEANQMLRATGLRDRIRVSADGGLRTGRDVAVAAALGAEEYIFGTASLVTSGCVMARQCHENTCPVGVATQREDLRQRFPGQPDHVINYMTFIAQELREIMAEQGYTELEEFIGRPGLLAQRETDHEKAKHLDLSAVIAEPAGESRTKVREQAHAGIDDLLDWDLIDEAAPAIEDGAPVALTRDIRNVDRAVGATLSNRVVSEHGGEGLPDDTISCRFDGEAGQSFGAFLASGVTMELAGAANDYVGKGLSGGRLVVETPAEAGYDPTENVVVGNVALYGATSGELYVNGVAGERFGVRNSGVRAVVEGVGDHGCEYMTGGVVAVLGDTGRNFAAGMSGGIAYVYDPDDRFDDRVNRGMVSVSETLDESDERMLRRLVENHRAYTDSERAADLLDDWEAALDDFVRVFPDAYADVIAEGIGDDVRDEPPAPAAAVPGGDADATGQASGDD
- a CDS encoding HEWD family protein, which produces MSATITPPKERTCELCGREERWDDAADGWRIDDDAGSVYCIHEWDINGTFVPLEE